In a single window of the Coffea eugenioides isolate CCC68of chromosome 3, Ceug_1.0, whole genome shotgun sequence genome:
- the LOC113765706 gene encoding uncharacterized protein LOC113765706 produces MQLFVHSSTFPSTLKSVSFFCFCTFQYTAQHTFFDLENPLFFFLGLFSINSYCNSKNQELIRKGYRKKNPRKVMHALKDTVSEKLSQLFSDSPSQNSDQQPQAGQFMKERKSWSSIFSFGLPSLSFEWFRPNNHKNDIKLQQSDSFSWRSKSFSFKDRPLDRHSEPYNEYGNSGSLSVHEENGNHVSIRKLDFQKKEYSDTHIENGEPGSGRSTTSCGSDIFEDATCPNSFQRSLSNLTDDSVFISPDLYEFFESSLPNIVKGCQWTLLYTTVRHGISLRTLIRKSAELSGPCLLITGDNQGAIFGGLLECPLKPTAKRKYQGTNQSFVFTTLYGEPRLFRPTGVNRYFYLCLNDLLALGGGGSFALCLDGELLTGSSGACETFGNLCLAHDEEFELRNVELWGFTHASRYLT; encoded by the exons ATGCAACTATTTGTCCACTCGTCCACCTTTCCTTCAACTCTCAAAAGCGTTTCTTTCTTCTGCTTTTGTACCTTTCAATACACCGCTCAACACACATTCTTTGATCTGGAgaaccctctttttttttttttgggactaTTCTCTATTAACTCGTATTGCAAttcaaaaaatcaagaattaataagaaaagggtatagaaaaaaaaatcccagaAAAGTTATGCATGCTTTGAAGGACACAGTTTCGGAAAAACTATCACAGCTTTTTTCTGATTCCCCTTCTCAGAACTCAGATCAACAGCCTCAG GCCGGGCAGTTcatgaaggaaagaaaatcttGGTCTTCCATATTCTCTTTTGGTCTCCCTTCTTTGAGCTTTGAATGGTTCAGaccaaataatcataaaaatgaTATCAAACTACAGCAGTCAGATTCTTTTAGTTGGAGAAGTAAGAGTTTCTCATTCAAAGACAGACCTTTGGACAGACACTCAGAACCATATAATGAGTACGGGAACAGTGGATCACTAAGTGTTCATGAAGAAAATGGGAATCATGTATCTATTAGAAAATTAGATTTCCAGAAGAAGGAATATTCAGATACCCATATTGAGAACGGAGAGCCTGGCTCTGGAAGGAGCACAACTAGTTGTGGTTCTGATATCTTTGAAGATGCTACTTGTCCAAATAGTTTTCAGAGGTCATTGTCCAATCTTACTGATGATTCTGTCTTCATATCTCCAGACCTATATGAATTTTTTGAGTCATCCCTTCCTAATATAGTAAAAGGTTGCCAATGGACCTTACTATACAC TACTGTGAGACATGGTATATCACTTCGTACACTCATTCGCAAGAGCGCTGAGCTTTCTGGTCCTTGCTTGCTG ATTACTGGTGATAATCAAGGTGCTATATTTGGTGGGTTGCTTGAGTGCCCTCTGAAGCCCACTGCAAAGAGAAAGTATCAG GGGACAAATCAATCATTTGTATTCACAACCTTATATGGTGAACCAAGGCTTTTTAGACCAACTG GTGTAAACAGATACTTTTACTTGTGCTTGAATGACTTACTAGCACTTGGAGGTGGTGGAAGTTTTGCTCTATGCTTGGATGGAGAACT GTTAACTGGAAGCAGTGGAGCTTGTGAAACCTTTGGAAACTTATGCTTGGCACATGATGAAGAGTTCGAACTGAGGAATGTTGAG CTGTGGGGTTTTACACATGCATCTCGGTACCTTACCTAG